In Clostridia bacterium, a single window of DNA contains:
- a CDS encoding MATE family efflux transporter, translated as MASKTKADMCQGPLWGSIFKFAFPIMLTGLIQSLYNAADTIIVGRFAGQEALAGVGTSAALTAMMLNLFLGLTSGVTVLLGNAIGANDTKNIHKIVHTSISLCIIGGLFISLVGILFAEPLLRMTGVPEEVMPQATIYMKIIFMDKIPMLIYNIGAAILRAKGETKQPLYIVSVSGIVNVGLNLLFVVGLHMQAEGVAIATVIAQIINAVAILIILCKSEDDTRLIFKKLKIYKRQAIDVLKIGLPAGIQSATFSFSTVIIQSGINSFGAAAIAGSTAANNITNFYDIVFNAMFTTPMVYVSHNMGAKKYDRIGKIVRVCLSYVCIFWFLLALLSYFGRNTFIGFYTPGDAEAIRYGATVLLISGVTFGLCGLMNVMGGTIRGMGHSFKSMIVTLGGVCGIRILWVLTVFKAAPTIETLFISYPLSWLGTFLVHCIIFRFLLKKIKMGFTS; from the coding sequence ATGGCAAGCAAAACAAAAGCGGATATGTGTCAAGGCCCTCTTTGGGGCAGTATTTTTAAATTTGCCTTTCCCATAATGCTAACCGGACTTATACAGAGCCTTTATAATGCGGCGGATACCATTATTGTAGGCCGTTTCGCAGGGCAGGAAGCACTGGCAGGTGTTGGCACCAGTGCCGCTCTTACTGCAATGATGCTGAATCTGTTTTTGGGACTTACTTCGGGTGTAACGGTGCTTCTCGGCAATGCCATTGGAGCAAACGACACCAAAAATATTCACAAAATTGTACATACATCCATTTCTCTTTGTATTATTGGCGGTCTTTTTATTTCGCTTGTGGGTATTTTGTTTGCAGAGCCCCTGCTCCGTATGACGGGGGTGCCCGAAGAAGTTATGCCGCAGGCAACCATTTATATGAAAATTATATTTATGGACAAAATTCCTATGCTTATTTACAATATCGGCGCGGCAATTCTTCGCGCCAAAGGCGAAACCAAACAACCACTTTACATTGTGTCTGTATCAGGGATTGTGAATGTGGGGTTAAATCTGTTGTTTGTAGTTGGCTTGCATATGCAGGCAGAGGGGGTTGCCATTGCGACCGTTATTGCACAGATTATTAACGCAGTTGCAATTCTGATTATCCTTTGTAAGAGCGAGGATGATACACGTCTTATTTTTAAGAAACTTAAAATTTATAAAAGACAGGCGATAGATGTTTTGAAAATCGGTTTGCCTGCAGGCATTCAGAGTGCAACCTTTTCTTTTTCCACCGTTATCATTCAGTCGGGGATAAACAGCTTTGGCGCGGCGGCGATTGCAGGTAGTACTGCGGCAAATAACATCACAAATTTTTATGATATCGTCTTTAATGCTATGTTTACAACGCCTATGGTATATGTCAGTCATAACATGGGCGCTAAAAAATATGACAGAATCGGAAAAATTGTTCGGGTTTGCCTGAGCTATGTATGTATTTTCTGGTTCTTACTTGCACTTTTAAGTTACTTTGGTAGAAATACCTTTATTGGGTTCTATACACCGGGAGATGCCGAGGCAATCCGGTATGGTGCAACAGTGCTTTTAATTAGTGGTGTAACTTTTGGCTTGTGCGGACTTATGAACGTAATGGGCGGCACAATCCGCGGTATGGGACATTCGTTTAAAAGTATGATTGTGACCTTGGGTGGCGTTTGCGGTATCCGTATTTTATGGGTTTTGACTGTGTTTAAGGCGGCGCCTACCATTGAAACTTTGTTTATTTCTTATCCGCTTTCCTGGCTCGGCACGTTTTTAGTACATTGCATAATATTCAGATTTTTACTCAAAAAAATAAAAATGGGGTTCACTTCATAA
- a CDS encoding helix-turn-helix transcriptional regulator: MLLNENCFFKTTLPHIATETAIKLYYYVQWTGHFICKSDFYIKRNNLPSYLLLYTVNGEGILKYNGKQYSITPKSIFFIDCKKAHEYFPSGEIWEFKYIHFMGEQSNKYYKYITELYNSNLMTDLAEIEVYFDKIYDYIKKTIPEEKCSDVIYRILTTLISHHSIKYDKSRINDVLNYISENYSNTLSADTLADICHLSRCYFSTVFKQNTGFSPYEYILNLRLHVSKNLLNSTTDSIEEISTKCGFADTSSYIRAFKKHEGITPLVYRKQNK, translated from the coding sequence ATGTTGCTTAATGAAAATTGTTTTTTTAAAACAACTTTACCCCACATTGCAACAGAAACTGCAATAAAACTTTATTATTATGTGCAATGGACAGGACATTTTATATGTAAAAGTGATTTTTATATAAAAAGAAACAACCTGCCGAGCTACCTGCTTTTATATACCGTAAATGGTGAAGGCATTCTTAAATATAACGGAAAGCAATATTCTATCACTCCAAAAAGCATCTTTTTTATTGACTGTAAAAAAGCCCACGAATACTTTCCTTCAGGTGAAATTTGGGAGTTTAAATATATCCATTTCATGGGCGAACAAAGCAACAAATATTATAAATATATAACCGAGCTTTATAATTCTAATCTGATGACCGATTTGGCTGAAATTGAAGTATATTTTGACAAAATTTACGACTACATAAAAAAGACAATTCCTGAAGAAAAATGTTCTGATGTAATTTACCGCATACTTACAACGCTCATTTCCCACCACAGCATAAAATATGATAAATCCAGAATTAATGATGTACTTAATTATATATCAGAAAATTATTCAAATACGCTTTCAGCAGATACTCTTGCCGACATTTGTCATCTGAGTCGATGCTATTTTTCCACAGTATTCAAACAAAACACCGGTTTTTCCCCATATGAATACATATTAAATCTGAGGCTTCATGTATCTAAAAATCTTCTCAACAGTACTACAGATTCAATTGAAGAAATAAGCACAAAATGTGGTTTTGCTGATACTTCCTCATACATTCGTGCATTTAAGAAACACGAAGGGATTACACCCTTAGTTTATCGGAAACAAAACAAATAG